TGATGCTGCACTATCGGCTAGGTTAGCGAAGCTTTGGATATTGCCAATCATGTGAGTGAAAGCGGCTGCTTCGTCGGGTGAAGCAGTAGGAGATGGTTCCACCTGACTGATTTCGCCCAGCACGCGCATGATGGGCTCCAACTCCCGCTTGCGGCGCTCCTTCAGGATGAGCGTTGCCACGCGGTAGATATCCTTTTCGGCGAAAAAGAACTCGCGCCGTTCGCCGGGGCGCAATTCCTTACGCACAAGGCCCCAGTCCATGAGGGCGCGCACGTTCATATTGGCGTTGCCTCGCGAAATCTGTAGCTGCTCCATAATGTCCTCGGTGCTCAACGCTCCTACCGAAACCAGCAGCAACGCGTGTACCTGCGCCATCGTCCGGCTCACCCCCCAGGCCGAACCGAGGGTGCCCCAGCCTTCAATAAATTTGCGCTTGGCTTCGTCGAGTTGCATATCCTAAAGGTATATCCATTTCTCAAACTTTCAATACATATTGAAAATAAATTTAGTCGTTAATTTTTCACCGTAGCGTACCTGTGGAGCCACGTAGAAAAAAGTGTAAGAGCATAATTTTGAACTATTGGTTTTGTCTAAAACATCCGTTGAGTTGATGGGAAGCTATTAAGCAGGCGTAGTGTTCTAAAATAGGTTATTATTAAATGATATAGATATAAGACAAGACATTACAATAGTGCAACTACGGGTGATTGTGTCATAGAAAAGATCAACTACTACAAAGACCTACCGGTGGGCTGCGGCGTAAAACCCGGCAATGGAATCTACCACAACATCTGCTGCCCAGTCAAATCTGCCGGATCGGTTGTCGTCCGAGGTCGAGGCCCCGGTAGTGGTTCCCGTAATTGAGGAGCGGGCTGTCGTAAGCCGTGAAGTAGTAGAAACTGCGCGAGTGCGCCTGACCAAAACTGTTCACGAACGGGAGGAGGTGCTCAACCTGCCTCTGCAACACGAGGAAGTGCAGGTAGAGCGTGTTCCGGTCAACCAGTTCGTGGCAGATGGCGCGGCGCCGCCCGGTGTCCGTCACCAGGGCGACACCACCGTTATTCCGGTGCTGCGCGAAGTAATTGTAACACGCCTGCTTGTCGTAGAGGAAATACACGTCACCAAGCGTACCGTTACAGCCACTCATACCGAGCCCATTACGCTGCGGCACGAAGAACTAACCGTTGACCGGCACCCAGCGCCTGGTGCGGCCGGTCATGGTTCTGCTGAGGCAGCCCCGGCCGGCACCCCCCACCTGTAACCTGCCAATAACCTATTCACCTAATTTCTTTTCCATTTCCCATGAACCAGACCGTAGTAGGAATTTTTGATAGCGCCGAAGAAGCGCAGCAAGCCGCCCGCCAACTCGCCGCCGCCGGCTTCACCAAGGACTATGTAGACGTGGCCTCGTCCAGCGCCTACCGTAATGCCAGCGGCACTGCTACCACCTCAGCAGCCACTACCAGCTCGTCGGCTTCAGATGACGACAGCATCGGTGGCTTCTTCCGCAACCTGTTTGGGGGCGACGATGATGAGAATGCCCGCCGCTATTCGCATGTAGCCCGCCAAAGCAGCTCCTTAGTAACGGTGCATTGCCACTCGGCCGAAAACGCCCGCCAAGCCGCTGAGATTCTGGACCAGGCCGGGGCAATTGACGTAGAGGAACGGGCTGCCCAAACGGGCTATGCCCTGGGCAATAACCTGCAAGCCAGCGGCACGGCTAGCACTCAAGGCGCCGTATCGGCCCAGGTAATCGAAGAAAACCTGCAAGTAGGCAAGCGGGTGGAGCAGACCGGGGGTGCCCGCCTGCGCAGCCGCATCGTGGAGCGCCCGGTAGAAGCTCATGTACGTCTGCGTGAAGAGCACGTAACCGTGGAGCGCACTCCTGTAAACCGTCCCGCTACCGAAGCTGATTTCGCAGCCTTCAAGGAAGGCCAAGTTGAAATCACGGAAAGCGCCGAGCGGGCCGTAGTAGGCAAAGAAGCCCGTGTGGTAGAGGAAGTTACCTTGGGTAAAGAAGTGACTGAGCGTGAGGAAACTATCCGGGACACCGTGCGCAAAACCGAGGTGGACATCGAGCGTCTCGACAACACCACGGGCACCGGCACAACCGGCGACACCAACCGTTCTTAACTTTCCAGCGCAGGTTACGCTACCTGCTACTGCAACTGAAAAGGGCGCCAAAACTGGCGCCCTTTTTTTGTTTACTACCGCCTAGGTGCAGTAGTCAGAAGTACTTGAATCCGCGCCTAAATCAGCTGGCAGGCGTCGATTTCCATTTCGCGCATGCGGCGGATAAACTCCTTGGGCTCGATGCGGTAGCGGCGCGAGTAGGTGTCTACGGTAAGGTGCTCGTGGGGCTCGGCGAATTTGATTTCCAGCTTCTTGGAGCCCTGGCAGCCTTCCACCGCCTCCATAAACCGGTCCATAAAGGGCTCGGTGATGGTGCGCAGGTCGAGCTGCACCCGCACGCCGTTGGCCAGCTTCTCGGCCACGTTGAACAGGGGCTCCATGGTCAGAATTTTGAACTCGAACTGGTCGGAGTCGCGGAAGCGCTGCTGGTACTTGCCCCGAATGTACATGGGGGGCACCTGCTCTTTGTCGTAGTTACGCGGATTAATCAGGGCCGAAAAGCGGGTGTAGTCGTCGCGGAACAGGGCCAGGTTGAGGCTGGAGTCGTAGTCTTCCACGTTGAAGGACACGAAGGGCTGGCCGGTCTTGGTGGTCTTGAACAGGACGTTGGAAATCAGCCCGGCCACGGTTACTTCGCGGTTCTTGTAGTTTTCCACCTTATCAAGTCCGCAGGTGCAGTACGAGTCGATTTCCAGCTTGAAATCGTCGAGCGGATGGCCGGAAAGGTAGAAGCCTACCACCTCTTTCTCGCGGCGCAGCTGCTCAGTGGCGGGCCAGGGCTCCATGTCGGGCACCTTGGGCAGGGGCATGGCTACGGCCCCGAAGGCGCCGCCACCGAACAAACTCTGCTGAGCCGATTCCTGCTCCTGCTGGTACTGCTGGCCCAGGCGCACGGCCTTGTCAATCAGGTTCTGGTCGCCGCCGGGAGCTTCCACGAACTGCCGGCGGTGGTAGCGCTCAAACGAGTCGAAAGCGCCCGCCAAAGCCAAACTTTCGAAAGTTTTTTTGTTGACAGCCCGCAGGTTCACGCGCTTCGAGAAGTCAAACAGGTCGGTATAGGGGCCCTTCTTCTCGCGCTCCGCCACAATGCTTTCAATGGCGGCTTCGCCGGCGCCTTTCACGGCAGCCATGCCAAAGCGGATCTGGCCCTTCTCGTTTACGTTGAACTTCAGGATGGATTCGTTTACGTCGGGGCCGAGTACGGCCACGCCCTGGCGGCGGGCTTCCTCGATGAAGAAGGTCACCTTCTTGATGTCGCCCATGTTGTTGGTGAGCACCGCGGCCATGTACTCGGCGGGGTAGTTGGCCTTGAGGTAGCCGGTTTGGTAAGCCACCACGGAGTAGGCGGCTGAGTGGGAGCGGTTGAAGCCGTAGGCCGCAAACTTCTCCATCACGTCGAACACCTCGTTGGCTTTCTTCTCCTTGATGCCGTGCAGCTCGGCCGCCCCCTTGCAGAACTTCTCCCGCTCCTGGGCCATCTTCTTCATGTCCTTTTTGCCCATGGCCCGGCGCAGCAGGTCGGCGCCGCCCAGGGAGTAGCCGGCCAGAATCTGGGCGGCCTGCATAATCTGCTCCTGGTACACCATAATGCCCTGGGAGTAGTTCAGGATGGGCTCCAGCAGCTCGTGCGGGTACTCGATTTGCTCCCGGCCGTGCTTGCGGTTGATGAAGTTCGGGATGAACTGCATGGGGCCCGGCCGGTACAGGGCGTTCATGGCAATCAGGTCCTCGATGTTGGTGGGCTTGAGGTCCTTGAGGTACATGCGCATGCCCTCCGACTCGAACTGGAACGTACCGATGGTGTCGCCGCGCTGGTACAGCTCGTAGGTTTTGGGGTCGTCGAGCGGAATCTGGTCAATGTCGATGGTGATGCCGTGGTTTTTCTCAATCAGAGCCAGGGCGTCCACGATAATCGTGAGCGTCTTCAGGCCCAGAAAGTCCATTTTCAGCATCCCGGCACTCTCAATCACCTTGCCGTCGAACTGCGTGACCAAGAGGTCTGAGTCCTTGGACGTGGACACCGGAATGTACTTGGTGATGTCGTCGGGGGCGATGATGACGCCGGCGGCGTGAATGCCGGTGTTGCGCACCGAGCCTTCCAGCTTGTGGGCCAGGCGCAGAATCTGGCCGCGCAGGTTGTCGGGGGCTTCGTCCCGGAGGATATAATCCAACTCCGGGTTTTCGGCAAAAGCCCCGGCCAGGGTGGTGCCGGGCTTTTCGGGCACCATCTTGGCCAGCTCGTTGGTGGCCGGCAGGGGCAGCTCCATGGCCCGCGCCACGTCCTTGATGCTGCTTTTGGCGGCCATGGTACCGAAAGTGATAATCTGGGCCACCTGGGTTTTGCCGTACTTGTCCACCACGTAGTCGATGACGCGCTGGCGGTTCACGTCGTCGAAGTCGATGTCGATATCGGGCATGGACACCCGCTCCGGGTTCAGGAAACGCTCGAACAGCAGGCTATACTTAATGGGGTCGATGTTGGTGATACCCACGCAGTACGCCACGGCCGAGCCCGCCGCCGAGCCCCGGCCCGGCCCCACGGCCACGCCCATGTCGCGGCCCCGGTTGATAAAGTCCTGCACGATGAGGAAGTAGCCGGCAAAGCCCATGGCTTCGATGATGCGCAGCTCATAATCCAGCCGCTCCTCGATTTCGGGCGTACGCTCGGAGTAGCGGGGGCGGGGCCCATCGAAAGCACCTTTGTAGGTAAGGTGGCACAGGTAGGCGTCGGCGGTAGGGTGCTCGGCGGGCAGCGGGAAGTTGGGAAGCAGAATGTCGCGCTGGAGCTTGGGCGGCGTGATTTTATCAACGATTTCGTTGGTGTTGTCCACGCTTTCCGGCACGTCCTGGAACAGCCGGTTCATCTCCTCCTGGCTTTTGAAGTAGAACTGGTCGTTGGGGAAGCCGAAGCGGGAGCGGGGCTTGGGCATCTGGGCTTCCTCGTCGATGCGCATAAGCTGGCGCCGCACCTGGTCGTCGGAGGAGGCCAGGGGCCGCAAGTTGTCGAGGTGGTCGTAGAGTACCTTGTTGTCGGAAGACAGCAAGCGGAAGTACTTGGTCTGGAAGTCGCCTACCGGAATGCTGTGCTCCTCGCCGGTATTCACGCACAAAAGCAGGTCGTGGGGCGCAAAGTCCGTTTGGTCGACGTAGTGGGAGTCGTTGGTGCAGATAACCTTGACGTTGTACTTCTTGGCCCACTTCAGCAAGGTCTGGTTGAGGTCCTCCTGGCTTTTGCCGGTGTTGTCGATGTTCATCAGCCCGTGCCGCTGAATCTCGATGTAGTAGTCCTCGCCAAACACGTCCAGCCACCACTTCAGCAGCTCCTCGGCCTTTTCCTCGGTTTCCCACAGCAAAGCCTGCGGAATCTCGGCCCCGATGCAGCAGCTGGTGGCAATCAGGCCCTCATGGTATTGCAGCAGCAGCTCCTTGTCGATGCGCGGGTACTTCGAGTACACGCCTTCGATGAAGCTCATGGAGCAGAGCTTAGCCAGGTTGTGGTAGCCGGCCTGGTCTTTGGCCAGCAGCAGCTGGTGGTAACGGTTGTCCCGCTCGCCCTTCTCCCGGCTGAAGCTCTTTTTGTGCCGGTCTTCTACCAGGTAAAACTCACAGCCCACAATGGGCTTCACGTTGTACTTATTGGCCTCGGCCACAAAGTTGAACGCCCCGAACATGTTGCCGTGGTCGGTGAGGGCCACGGCGGGCATACCGTCGGCCTGGGCCTTTTTCATCAGCTGGCTGATGCTGGCCTGGCCGTCGAGCAGAGAGTACTGAGTATGGCAATGCAGGTGTGAGAAGGTAGGCATGGGCTGGCAAGCGCAGCGCCGTTGGGGCGCAGCGTAAGGTAAAGTTACCCGCGAATTAGAGGTTATAGGATACATTAACACTTTATCGCATATTGCGTATCGCGATACGCAATATGCGGTACGCAATAAAACCCTCTTACAATGGCAGTTCATAAAGGAATGAGACCCCAGGATGTAGTGGTACTTCTAAAGCTGATAAGCATGAGTACATATGAGGCTACACATAGCTTTGCCCTTGGGCAAATCCACTTAGCGGTTTCCCTAGGCTTAAGTCAATCCGAGATATCGAACTCATTGCAACGGAGTAGGATAGTAGGCTTGGTTAGCGAGAATAAAAGGGAGGTGTACCGACAAAATCTTCTTGAATTTCTCCTATATGGTCTACCCTATGTATTCCCAGCGGAGCCTGGAGTCGTAGTTATTGGAATGCCAACAGCTCATTCAGCTCCACCGTTGAGTAACATTATTATGAGCCAAGAACCATATGTTTGGCCTGACATAGAAGGAACTACGCGTGGGCAAGCAGTTGAGCCTTTATATAATAAAGTGCCGCATGCTGCTAAGGGAGACCCCCGGTTGTATGAATTACTAGCTTTAACGGATGCGTTACGGGTTGGCCGGGCACGTGAAAAAAAAATAGCTCAGCAAAAAATCAAAGAATACTTCGATGAATAACCACCGAAATACGCTTGTACTACAAGCAGTGGCTAATGCTTTAGGAGATATGCGTTATGAAGTTGTCTTTGTGGGTGGTGCTACCGTTGGGCTGTACGGCGACGCAAGAATAGCTCCTGAGTCGCGGCCTACGGAAGACGTGGACTGCATTATTGAGCTGGCTTCTTACGGAGAATTCGCGGCAATAGAAGAGAAGCTCCGCCGCCGGGGATTCCGGAATGATCCGACTAGTAAAGTACAGATACGATGGGTATGGCAGGGGTACACTGTAGATGTAATGCCAACTGATGAACGGATACTCGGCTTCAGCAACCCATGGTACAAAACGGGTATGCAGACAGCCGTAGAGTATGTATTGCCTGATGCTAGCGCCATTCGCATTTTGGATGCTCCGCATCTACTTGGTACCAAGTTTTGCGCTATGCGAAACCGCGGGGAAGACCTACGCTACGATTCCGACTTTGAGGATATTTTATATGTATTAACCTATCGACCACAAGTAGTAGAAGAGGTGGCAGGCAGTCTACCGAATCTACGTGCTTATCTGACAAATGAAGCCATTGATTTAATAGGCCGGAAAGATATTCAGGTAGTACTTGATGCGGCTAAAGACCGGGATATTACTGTAGAAATACTATTGAACCGTTTGCGTCAACTAGCACAAACGTAAGTTAAGTAAGTCATGCTTACTTCTCAGTCCGCTCAAATTCGAGTGCTGGGTTCATCAGCACGTCGCGGCTGATTTCGGCGGCCAATAGCTGTAGGTGGCGCCGCCGTAAGCCGGCACAAGCGGATGCACAGAAAATCCGTATGCGGGTCGGTGTATGCAGCGTCCTCGGCTTCAGAGTAGATGCCGGCCCACCCGAAGTCATGGGTGAAGAGAAAGCTGACGGCAAATAAGTCCAAAGACTGCATTTCCGGCTTCGCTGCCTTTCGCTCCAGCACGATACTCTGAAAGGTACTATTCTGCAACCGCTCATCCCGGCCACCTACATAATTGGCTGTAGTCCCACGCCAATGGTATACGAAAGAAAACAGCCCTTTGGGGCCGTTTCTTAGTACACTTAGACAGTACTTTAAGGCTACTTGGTGGCTTTCACCTGCAATTCTTCGCCTATCTTAACCTTCTCCGTAGTCTTGCCATTCCATTCCTGCAATTGAGCAGGCGTAACACCGTACTGGCGGGCAATGCTGAACAGGGTCTCGCCTTTCTGCACGGTATGGCGTGTGGCGGCAGCAGGTTTCGGGGCAGTCGGTTTTGGGTTGGTTTCAGTTGAAGTTAGTTTAGAAGCGGGGCTACCCGCAACCGAAGCAGCTGTAGGAGCAGAGGAAACGGCCTGAGGTTTAGCCGCCGCAACCGCTGAAGCCGGAACTGGCTTAGCCGAAACCGGGGCCGTGGCAGGTTGAGCCTTCGGCGCGGGAGCAGCCATTGAAGCCGAAGCAGCAGCCGCAACCGAAGCAGGCACCGCAGCCGGTGTCGCCACCGCAGTAGCGGCGCTGGGCGCTGGTTTGACAGTACCCAGGAAGCCGGCAGTCTGGAGCCGGTCGGCGGCGGCTTTGAGGGCGGGGTTTTTAGCGGCGCGGGCAGTGAACCCCTTGTACTGAGGGCTGCGCAGCAGCGTATTCAGCTCCACTTGCCAGGGCTGGCGGCGCAGGCGCTGGGCCAGCTCCTGCTGCTGCTCCCGCGACAAGCTGGCCGTGTAGTGACTCAGGCGCTGGTTGAGCACCGGAATTTCTACCAGGGCCTGGTCGACGAGCTGCACGGCGCGGGCGTCATTGGGCTCGAAGTAGATAGCGCGTAACTGCTGCACGCTGCGCTGCACCAGCCCCGACATGACGCGCACGGAATCTTCGGACAGGGGCGGCGGGGTGGGAGTAGAGGTTGATTCGGTTTGTTGGGCGTGGCCCGGCTGGGCCCACAGCAGCCCCAAAGCCAGGGCCACCACTGGTGCAGATAAAGAAATCCTCATAGAAAGATGGAAGGCCGAACAAATTCAGCGAGACGTGAAGAAAGCTAGTTTTTGGGTTTGATAAGCAGAATTTCGCCGGGCTTCACGCTGAAGTCGGGCTTGTTGTTCCACTCCATAATCAGCTTGATGGTGACGCCGTACTTGCGCGAAATTCCATACATGGTTTCGCCAGGCAACACAGTGTGGCGCACCGGAGCTGGCGCGGCCGGAGCCGAAGCTACTTCAGAACTCTCAACCTCGGGAGCCGGAACCGGCGTAGCGGCTGGCTTGGTGGGAGTTGGTGTAGGAACGGAAGCGGGAGAAGCCGTTGCTACAGGAGCCGACGTAGCCACAGCCGGTGCCGGGGGCACAACACGCAGCACCTGGCCAATGCGCAAGCTGGGAACGGGCGGCAGCTTGTTCCAGGCAATCAAGTCGGCCGGGCGCAGGCCAAAGCGCCGGGCTACCGAGTACAGATTTTCCTTGGGCTCTACCGTGTGCAGACCTGAGGCCGGTGCGGGCTCTACCGCAGCCGTAGTCGATGCCGTAGAAGCTGCCGCGCCCCGTGGCGTAGCGGCTACCGCCGGAACAGGTGCAGGGGTAGCCGCCACGGTGGGAGCTGGCGCAGCCGGGGCTGCCGGGGCAGGTGCCGGCTGCGCAGGAGCAGAAGCGGCTTGGGCTGGTGCTGTCGGGGCTGATACTGTCGGGGTCGGGCGGGATGCCTCACTATCTGTCTCCTCCGAGGCTAGGTCTTCTTCGCGCGGCTCATCGGCTACGGGGGCCGGGGCGGGCAGCGGCTTGCGGGGCGCTGGGGCCGGCACGCTGGGCTCCGGGCGTGGGGCCGTAGCGGAAACGGCGGCCGGCGCCGGGGGCAGCTCGTTCAGGTTTTCGGTGTGGGCATCGGTGGCGCTGTCGGGCTGCACGACGGAAGTAACCGGCGCCGCGGGAGCCGCCGGACGCGGGGCAGCTGGCGCCGGCCGGGTAGCGGGAGCCGGCGGCGCGGCGGGAACTTCATCTTCTGTAGCATCCTCCGGGCTCTGCGTGGTGGCGAGTGAGCCTTGGTCGGGCTGGGGCTCGGCGGGACGGGGCTTGGGCGGGGCTGTTACCGGCCGCTCAAACGCAGCCAGCGCCGCGTCGTTGGTGGCATTGGCGTACTCGACGGCTACGGTTTTGGGGCGGGTGTGCTGCATCCAGAGCACCCGGCCCGGCCGCAGCTCTTCGTTGCGGGCCATGCGGTTTTTGGCCCAAATAGCCTTGGCCCGCACCCCGTACTTCTGCGACACAATGGCTACGGTTTCGCCGGGGCGGGCCACGTGGTACTCTACGGCGGCTTTGTCGCGCTTTTTCTGCACAAAATAGGGCTGGCCTACCACGATGTTGTCGAAGGCCAGCAGGTCGTTGTACTGCATGAACTTGCGCAGCTTCAGACCCGCCCGCCGGGCCAGGCTTTCCTTGGTGTCGCCGGGCAGGGCCACCAGGGCGCGCAGGCCGTTTACGCGCACGAAGTCGGCGCTTTCGGGGTCGGGGGCGGGCTGGTTGAGTAGCTGGCCGGCCGTGGCGCTCTTTTGCTGGGCCGCCAAGGCCGTGGTTTGCAGCGGGTCGGTGATGGGCACCAGCATGGTGTACACCTTGTCGGTAGGCACGGCGGGGGCCAGCAGCCAGCGGTTATGGCGGGCCAGCTGCTCGGGGCTCTGTTGCAGAGCCGGAGCCAGCACGGCCAGCGGCTGCCCGGCCGGGGCCGGAAACTCCTGTAGCTGTAAAGGTGGCCGCGGGTTCAGCCCCACCGCCGACTCATACGCCACCTTGTGCGCCAGGAACGTCAGCACGTAGGGGTGGGTCCGCTCACTGATTTCCACCTCCGTGGCGCCGGCATCGGTGGGCAGGGTGTAGGGCTTGGTGCCGGTGAGGCCCAGGTTGTAGCTGAGCAGAGAATTAGCCCAGTTGCGGAAAACCTTGTTGCTGCGCAGCAGGTACTGGGCGGCGGCTTTCGAGGAGGCCACGATGTGCTTCCGCTCATCCACCGCGTCGTTCATCGTCAGTCCAAAGTCCTGAGCCGACTCCCGCTTAAACTGCCAGTAACCCACGGCGTCGTGAATGCTCTGGGCGTCGCCCTGCAAGCCGCTTTCCTGGAGGGCCAGAAAGTGAAAGTCGGCGGGCACGCCTTCCTGCTGGAGCACCCGGTCAATCAGCGGAAAATAGGCATCGGCCAGCACCACGCGGGCCTGAAACGAGGCCGGGTGGCGACGCAGAGCATCCACTTTCTGTTGCACGGCCTGGCGGCCGCCGTCGGTCAGGCGCAGCCGCAGCCCACCCAGGCTCAGCTCGGCGGGCACGGGCTGGGTTTGGCCCACCGCCAGCAGCGGCAGCAGGCCCAGAAATAAGAAAATCAGCTTTTTCATCAGCAAAGAAGCCCGCCCGCGCCCCGAATCCGCATTCGGCTCGGCAGTGGCTGGCTTACAAAGTAGAAGAAAAAACGCTGAAGAAAGCTGCAAGCCGTAAGCCTCAAGCGGCAAACTGCTGTTCTGAACAGGGTATTATACAGTCAACTTCTATAGCCGTTCTCAGGTCAGTGTATGCAGACCCCACTCCGGTAGGGTAGGGTGCAACAAGCGGCGGCTACATCCTCTTACTGGAGAGCCGCTTGCAGCTCACACACCTACATCCCACCTCCCGGCCGCCCCGGCCCGAAGCCGCCGGGGCCGCCCGGCCCACCGGGGCCGAACCCACCGGGCCGCGGGGCGTCGTCGGTGGGCGCGGGGGCGGCCGAGCTGCGGATGTTATAGGTGAACATCAGCATGAGGTAGCGCTGCAAAATGTTGGTGCGCACGTCCTCGGTGTAGGCGGCCGTCACATTGCGCTGAATGCTATTGTTCTGGCCCAGAATGTCGAAGGCGTACAGGCGAATTTCACCCTGCTGCTTGGCAAACACCTTCTGGCCCAAACTGGCATTCCAGAGCACAAAGTTCTGGTTGAAGCCCGCCGACAGGCCCCGGTTCAGCTGGTGGGTTACGTCGGTTTGCACCGTCAGGCCCTTCACCAGAATCCAGCTCAGGCGCAGGCTGGTGTTCTGGCGGAAAAACTCCTGGTTGGCCCGCGTCTGCACGGTGTTGCGCACGTAGGTCTGGGCCGAGTTCGACGACAGGGTGAAGTCCAGCTTCTCGCTGATGTTGCTGCTCAGTACCACGCCCAGGCTCAGGGAGGGCGTGCGGTTGTAGTTCAGCGCATTGTTCACCAGGCCCGGCGTCTGCGAGTAAGTGGCCCCGGCGTTCAGGTTGAGGTTGGACTTCACCACCTTTAGCGGGAAGCTGTAGTTGAGGAAGGAGCGGAGCGTGTACTGCTGGTTCAGGTTGACGGGCCGCGTAATCTGGCCCCCGGCTGGCACCGTCACGCCCCCAATGACGGTGGGCTCCACTACCAGGCGGGTGCTGTTGGTGATAAAGTTGTCGGTGTAGGAGCCGGCCAGCAAGGCAAAAAACGAGGTGGACTTCTCGGGCTGGGCCGCGGCGTAGCGCACAAACAGGTTGTGCTGGAATTCCTGCTCCAGGTTGGGGTTGCCGGTGGTCAGCTGTAGCGGGTTGGCATTGTTCACCACTTCTTGCAGCTGGCTGATGCTGGGCGCGTTGGTGCGCATCCGGTAAAACGCCCGCAGGTTCTGCTGCTTCGTGAAGTTGTAGCGCAGCATGGCATTGGGCAGCACGTTCAGGAAAGTGCGCTCCGTGGCCAGGGGGCGCGGGAAAGTCTGGTCGTTGTCGAGGCGGGCGTGCTGCACGCTGGCCCCCACCATCCACTGCAGCTGCTGGTCGTTGTAGCGGTAGGTCAGGCCGCCGGCATTGGTCAGGTAGTAGCTCTCGAACACGTTGCTGAGCGTGTCGTTGAGGCGGGAATAGGTTTGGGAGCCTGGCTCAAAGTCGAAGGTGCGGCGGTCGGAGGTGTTGGGCGTGTAGCCGAGGTTGTACTCCAGCTGCAGCTGGCTTTTCGGGCTCAGGGGCTCGGTGTAGGTGGCGTTGCCCTGCCAGGCCCAGCCCCGCTGGCGCAGGCGCGAGTTCTGGTTGAGCACGTCGGTGAAGGCCAACGAGTCGGGTTCCAGCACCGCCGTTTCCGACAGCAGGTAGTTGCTGCCTTTGCGGCGGTTGTAGGTGGTATTCAGCCCCAGCGAAAACGTGCGGCCCCGCGTCAGGAAGCGGTGGCGGTACAGCAGCTGGTTGGCGGCCGTGATGCCCGTGAGCGAGGAGCGGTAGTCGCTCTGGTTGGTGCCCTCGGTGGTGCTGGGCTCACCGCTGAGCGGGGTACGGAAGGTGCTGCCCAGCAGGTCGCTGGCGGCCGTGTTGCGCTGCACCGACAGGCTGGGCCGCCACACCAGAGAGTTCAGCGAGTCGAACTTGTGCTCCACGCGCAGGGAGGCGCGGTTGTTTATGTTGCGGCTCAGGGTCAGGGAGTTTTCGCCGTAGCGCAGCTCGTCGGTGCCGCTCCGGCGCAGGTTAAACAGGCGGGCAATTTCCGAGCGGGTGGTGTTGTCGCTCAGGTTGAAGAAGTAGCTGCCCTGCACGTCGGTTTTCGTCCCGAAGGTATTGGTGTAGTTCAAGCCCGCGGCGTGAGTGCGCGAAATACCGCCCTGGGGCTGTACCAGAAAGTCGGACGCGCCACCCTGGCCTTGCCCGCCGGGCCGGCCTCCTTGGGC
This region of Hymenobacter sp. YIM 151500-1 genomic DNA includes:
- the dnaE gene encoding DNA polymerase III subunit alpha, whose product is MPTFSHLHCHTQYSLLDGQASISQLMKKAQADGMPAVALTDHGNMFGAFNFVAEANKYNVKPIVGCEFYLVEDRHKKSFSREKGERDNRYHQLLLAKDQAGYHNLAKLCSMSFIEGVYSKYPRIDKELLLQYHEGLIATSCCIGAEIPQALLWETEEKAEELLKWWLDVFGEDYYIEIQRHGLMNIDNTGKSQEDLNQTLLKWAKKYNVKVICTNDSHYVDQTDFAPHDLLLCVNTGEEHSIPVGDFQTKYFRLLSSDNKVLYDHLDNLRPLASSDDQVRRQLMRIDEEAQMPKPRSRFGFPNDQFYFKSQEEMNRLFQDVPESVDNTNEIVDKITPPKLQRDILLPNFPLPAEHPTADAYLCHLTYKGAFDGPRPRYSERTPEIEERLDYELRIIEAMGFAGYFLIVQDFINRGRDMGVAVGPGRGSAAGSAVAYCVGITNIDPIKYSLLFERFLNPERVSMPDIDIDFDDVNRQRVIDYVVDKYGKTQVAQIITFGTMAAKSSIKDVARAMELPLPATNELAKMVPEKPGTTLAGAFAENPELDYILRDEAPDNLRGQILRLAHKLEGSVRNTGIHAAGVIIAPDDITKYIPVSTSKDSDLLVTQFDGKVIESAGMLKMDFLGLKTLTIIVDALALIEKNHGITIDIDQIPLDDPKTYELYQRGDTIGTFQFESEGMRMYLKDLKPTNIEDLIAMNALYRPGPMQFIPNFINRKHGREQIEYPHELLEPILNYSQGIMVYQEQIMQAAQILAGYSLGGADLLRRAMGKKDMKKMAQEREKFCKGAAELHGIKEKKANEVFDVMEKFAAYGFNRSHSAAYSVVAYQTGYLKANYPAEYMAAVLTNNMGDIKKVTFFIEEARRQGVAVLGPDVNESILKFNVNEKGQIRFGMAAVKGAGEAAIESIVAEREKKGPYTDLFDFSKRVNLRAVNKKTFESLALAGAFDSFERYHRRQFVEAPGGDQNLIDKAVRLGQQYQQEQESAQQSLFGGGAFGAVAMPLPKVPDMEPWPATEQLRREKEVVGFYLSGHPLDDFKLEIDSYCTCGLDKVENYKNREVTVAGLISNVLFKTTKTGQPFVSFNVEDYDSSLNLALFRDDYTRFSALINPRNYDKEQVPPMYIRGKYQQRFRDSDQFEFKILTMEPLFNVAEKLANGVRVQLDLRTITEPFMDRFMEAVEGCQGSKKLEIKFAEPHEHLTVDTYSRRYRIEPKEFIRRMREMEIDACQLI
- a CDS encoding YsnF/AvaK domain-containing protein, whose amino-acid sequence is MNQTVVGIFDSAEEAQQAARQLAAAGFTKDYVDVASSSAYRNASGTATTSAATTSSSASDDDSIGGFFRNLFGGDDDENARRYSHVARQSSSLVTVHCHSAENARQAAEILDQAGAIDVEERAAQTGYALGNNLQASGTASTQGAVSAQVIEENLQVGKRVEQTGGARLRSRIVERPVEAHVRLREEHVTVERTPVNRPATEADFAAFKEGQVEITESAERAVVGKEARVVEEVTLGKEVTEREETIRDTVRKTEVDIERLDNTTGTGTTGDTNRS
- a CDS encoding YsnF/AvaK domain-containing protein, which produces MSSEVEAPVVVPVIEERAVVSREVVETARVRLTKTVHEREEVLNLPLQHEEVQVERVPVNQFVADGAAPPGVRHQGDTTVIPVLREVIVTRLLVVEEIHVTKRTVTATHTEPITLRHEELTVDRHPAPGAAGHGSAEAAPAGTPHL
- a CDS encoding GbsR/MarR family transcriptional regulator, which codes for MQLDEAKRKFIEGWGTLGSAWGVSRTMAQVHALLLVSVGALSTEDIMEQLQISRGNANMNVRALMDWGLVRKELRPGERREFFFAEKDIYRVATLILKERRKRELEPIMRVLGEISQVEPSPTASPDEAAAFTHMIGNIQSFANLADSAASTLIKADENWFVSTFMKLMRSSP
- a CDS encoding LysM peptidoglycan-binding domain-containing protein, yielding MRISLSAPVVALALGLLWAQPGHAQQTESTSTPTPPPLSEDSVRVMSGLVQRSVQQLRAIYFEPNDARAVQLVDQALVEIPVLNQRLSHYTASLSREQQQELAQRLRRQPWQVELNTLLRSPQYKGFTARAAKNPALKAAADRLQTAGFLGTVKPAPSAATAVATPAAVPASVAAAASASMAAPAPKAQPATAPVSAKPVPASAVAAAKPQAVSSAPTAASVAGSPASKLTSTETNPKPTAPKPAAATRHTVQKGETLFSIARQYGVTPAQLQEWNGKTTEKVKIGEELQVKATK